The proteins below come from a single Mesobacillus jeotgali genomic window:
- the nikB gene encoding nickel ABC transporter permease, which produces MVKFLIRRLGLMVVILFLVSIIVFSLVHLTPGDPARMILGQEATEESLQALREQMGLNDPLYVQYFSWVTNVLQGDLGNSLKDNTPVLTVLLQKLPVTIQLSIMSFFIAMLIAIPAGIISATRKGTFWDYFGTTFALSGVSVPPFFLGILLIFIFSISLGWLAPSGYVEPWKDFKQSMLLMILPALAVGVRLSAEITRMLRSSMLEVLEADYIRTAYAKGVLERGVVIGHALKNALIPVVTVSGLQLATFLGGAVITETIFAIPGIGRLVIDAILTRDFPVVQGAVLFMAIAVVVVNFFIDVLYSILDPRIKLTGGQ; this is translated from the coding sequence GTGGTAAAATTTTTAATTCGCAGATTGGGACTTATGGTCGTTATCTTATTTCTAGTCAGCATCATCGTTTTTTCTTTAGTCCATCTTACTCCAGGCGACCCTGCAAGGATGATTTTAGGACAAGAGGCTACAGAGGAGTCGCTGCAGGCATTACGTGAACAAATGGGATTGAATGACCCACTGTATGTGCAATATTTTTCCTGGGTTACGAATGTCCTCCAGGGTGACCTTGGAAATTCCCTGAAGGATAATACACCGGTTCTTACCGTGCTGCTTCAAAAGCTGCCGGTCACGATCCAGCTGTCAATCATGTCATTTTTCATAGCGATGCTGATTGCCATCCCCGCTGGTATTATCTCAGCAACAAGAAAAGGAACGTTCTGGGACTACTTTGGAACAACCTTCGCATTATCCGGAGTTTCTGTTCCACCGTTTTTCTTGGGAATTTTGCTCATTTTCATTTTCTCTATCTCATTAGGGTGGCTGGCACCTTCAGGGTATGTCGAGCCATGGAAGGATTTTAAACAGAGTATGCTGTTAATGATCTTGCCTGCACTCGCAGTAGGCGTCAGATTGAGCGCTGAAATTACGAGGATGCTGCGTTCGAGCATGCTTGAAGTGCTTGAGGCGGATTATATCCGCACAGCATATGCAAAAGGTGTATTAGAAAGAGGAGTCGTTATTGGTCATGCTTTGAAAAATGCACTCATTCCTGTTGTTACTGTTAGTGGACTGCAGTTGGCTACCTTCCTCGGTGGTGCTGTCATCACAGAAACGATTTTTGCAATACCAGGGATTGGGCGGCTAGTAATCGATGCGATATTGACAAGAGATTTTCCGGTGGTACAGGGGGCCGTTCTCTTCATGGCCATCGCTGTTGTCGTCGTTAACTTCTTTATTGATGTCCTATATTCCATTCTTGATCCAAGAATCAAGCTGACAGGGGGCCAGTGA
- a CDS encoding ABC transporter permease, with protein MEAQLEQKIVVVESPRKRRMKEMSSRFFQNKLAVVGGVFTLLLILMAVFAPLVAPYNPTEQNYAKFLQSPNAENLLGTDELGRDILSRIIYGARVSIQAGIISVGIALLIGIPIGLFSGYYRGVLDEFVVMRFTDALLSFPPLVLALSLAAVLGAGLQNAMIAIGIIFTPNFIRLVRGEVLSQREREYVTAAKASGISDFKIIFRHILPNCMPPILVQATLAIAAAIISEASLSYLGLGTQPPTPSWGAMLSMGQGYLGDAPWISLFPGLFIFLTVLSINLFGDGLRDALDPKLK; from the coding sequence ATGGAAGCACAGTTAGAACAAAAAATCGTCGTCGTTGAGAGCCCAAGAAAACGCCGGATGAAAGAAATGAGCTCTCGTTTCTTCCAAAATAAATTAGCAGTTGTTGGCGGTGTTTTTACTTTGCTCCTCATTCTTATGGCTGTTTTCGCCCCGCTCGTTGCGCCTTATAATCCAACGGAGCAGAATTATGCAAAGTTCCTGCAGAGTCCTAATGCAGAGAATCTGCTGGGCACAGATGAACTAGGCCGCGACATTCTAAGCCGGATCATCTATGGAGCAAGGGTGTCGATTCAGGCTGGGATTATATCGGTAGGAATCGCGTTGTTGATCGGTATTCCTATTGGTCTTTTTTCAGGATATTACAGAGGCGTTTTGGATGAGTTCGTTGTCATGCGTTTTACGGATGCATTGCTTTCATTCCCGCCGCTCGTACTGGCGCTTTCACTGGCAGCGGTGCTTGGAGCAGGATTACAGAATGCGATGATTGCCATCGGTATTATCTTTACGCCTAACTTTATCCGTCTGGTAAGAGGAGAGGTTCTGAGCCAGAGGGAGCGTGAATATGTCACGGCAGCAAAAGCTTCCGGAATAAGTGACTTTAAAATCATCTTCAGGCATATCCTGCCAAACTGCATGCCGCCAATCTTAGTCCAGGCAACACTGGCGATTGCGGCAGCGATTATATCGGAAGCCTCTTTAAGTTACCTGGGGCTGGGAACTCAGCCTCCAACACCGAGCTGGGGAGCCATGTTATCTATGGGACAGGGCTACCTTGGGGACGCACCCTGGATTTCTCTATTCCCGGGCCTGTTTATCTTTTTGACTGTTCTATCAATCAACTTATTTGGTGATGGTCTGCGTGATGCACTGGATCCCAAGCTGAAGTGA
- a CDS encoding chromate transporter: MIYWHIFLAFFIPGIVGYGGGPASIPLVENEVVDRYGWMTVPEFSEVLAIGNALPGPIATKMAGYIGYEQGGILGAVVGIFATVAPSLIIMIVLLGVLYRFKDSPKVKRMTNYIRPIIAVLLGVMTFNFFFNSYVDTGIIQTVFLVVASYLLLEKWKVHPAYVITASLAYGGLFL; encoded by the coding sequence ATGATTTATTGGCATATATTCCTCGCCTTTTTCATCCCGGGAATCGTTGGCTACGGGGGAGGCCCGGCCTCGATTCCCCTGGTGGAAAATGAAGTGGTCGACCGCTATGGCTGGATGACGGTACCGGAATTCAGCGAAGTGCTGGCGATTGGAAATGCATTGCCAGGGCCAATCGCGACAAAAATGGCAGGTTATATTGGATATGAGCAAGGAGGAATTCTGGGTGCTGTTGTCGGCATTTTCGCCACAGTTGCACCGTCGCTGATCATTATGATCGTTCTCCTTGGAGTATTGTACCGGTTTAAAGATTCACCAAAAGTGAAAAGAATGACGAATTATATCAGGCCAATCATCGCCGTTTTGCTTGGTGTCATGACGTTCAACTTCTTCTTTAACTCCTACGTGGACACAGGCATCATACAAACAGTTTTCTTGGTTGTTGCCAGTTACCTGCTGCTTGAAAAATGGAAGGTGCACCCTGCCTATGTCATCACTGCATCGTTAGCGTATGGCGGTTTATTTTTATAA
- a CDS encoding amidohydrolase family protein, with amino-acid sequence MKIIDAHIHLSNIKSFYETAEKLSFVDYSTAGILKEFKEANVVLGIGMGLTETDKMGFPDYEARTPMGLDMEAELPVNIFCCAGVNPYDLDVAALARLEKELQNPKTVGIKIYLGYYPFYAYDEVYEPVYKLAAKYQLPVVFHTGDTYSERGYLKYSHPMAIDEVAVNHRDVNFMMAHFGDPWTLTGAEIIYKNPNVFADLSGLIVGTKAELDKRSQGRFLDHLRHALEFADSYDKLLFGTDWPLIPVGPYIEFIKDLIPPEHHEDLFYNTALKVFPKIKPFLE; translated from the coding sequence ATGAAAATTATCGATGCCCATATACACCTATCAAACATCAAATCCTTTTATGAAACGGCCGAGAAGCTGTCATTTGTCGACTATTCCACAGCTGGCATCCTAAAGGAGTTCAAGGAGGCCAATGTGGTGCTAGGGATCGGCATGGGCCTGACGGAAACCGATAAGATGGGATTCCCTGATTATGAAGCCCGGACACCGATGGGGCTAGATATGGAAGCTGAGCTCCCGGTCAACATATTTTGCTGCGCCGGGGTCAATCCATATGACCTCGATGTGGCAGCGCTTGCCCGTCTTGAAAAAGAACTGCAAAATCCGAAGACAGTCGGTATCAAGATTTATCTTGGATACTATCCTTTTTATGCGTATGACGAAGTGTACGAACCGGTCTACAAGCTGGCCGCGAAATACCAGCTTCCTGTTGTGTTCCATACCGGAGACACTTATTCGGAACGCGGGTATTTGAAATATTCCCATCCGATGGCGATTGACGAGGTCGCGGTCAACCATCGGGATGTAAATTTCATGATGGCACACTTTGGAGATCCATGGACGTTGACCGGAGCGGAAATCATCTATAAAAATCCGAATGTATTCGCTGATTTGTCAGGATTGATTGTCGGCACGAAGGCAGAACTGGATAAACGCAGCCAGGGACGTTTTCTTGACCACCTGCGCCATGCGCTTGAGTTTGCTGATTCGTACGACAAGCTGTTGTTCGGCACAGACTGGCCGCTGATTCCAGTCGGTCCGTATATTGAGTTCATCAAAGACCTGATTCCGCCCGAGCACCATGAGGACTTATTTTACAATACCGCACTGAAGGTATTTCCGAAAATCAAGCCATTTTTGGAATAG
- a CDS encoding ABC transporter ATP-binding protein, translated as MGQPLVKLPSENLLDVQDLKKHFPVGDQGYFGEKQVVKALDGITFTLKRGETLGIVGESGCGKSTMGRAILRLHEPSSGTIVYDGKDITNVSKRQMRDNRKDMQIIFQDPYGSLNPRMTVGAMLSEIVETHKIVPRKELYDYVCHLLVEVGLSEQHYYRFPHEFSGGQRQRVSIARALCTNPKLIVCDEAVSALDVSVQSQILNLLQRLKKEHQLTYLFISHDLSVVKHVSDRVAVMYLGKMVELADKKDLYDNPLHPYTKALLSAIPSTKEEKKRERVILKGDVPSPINVPSGCRFHTRCPLATDRCRAEEPAFREVSENHFAACHYA; from the coding sequence ATGGGCCAGCCATTAGTGAAGTTGCCGTCGGAAAATCTTCTTGATGTACAGGACCTGAAGAAACACTTTCCTGTCGGTGATCAAGGGTACTTTGGTGAAAAACAGGTAGTAAAAGCATTGGATGGCATCACCTTTACTCTAAAAAGAGGCGAAACTCTGGGAATCGTAGGTGAATCTGGATGCGGCAAATCTACGATGGGCCGGGCCATCCTCAGGCTTCACGAACCAAGCTCAGGAACGATCGTTTATGACGGAAAGGATATCACGAATGTTTCCAAGCGGCAGATGCGTGATAACCGCAAAGATATGCAGATCATTTTCCAGGATCCATATGGTTCCCTGAACCCAAGAATGACTGTAGGCGCGATGCTGTCAGAAATCGTTGAAACCCATAAAATTGTTCCGAGAAAAGAGCTATATGACTATGTTTGTCATCTGCTGGTAGAAGTTGGGCTTTCGGAACAGCATTATTACCGCTTCCCGCATGAGTTTTCAGGCGGCCAGCGCCAGAGGGTGAGTATTGCACGCGCGCTGTGCACGAACCCGAAGCTGATTGTCTGTGATGAAGCTGTCTCTGCTTTGGATGTATCAGTCCAGTCACAGATCCTGAATTTGCTGCAGCGATTGAAAAAGGAGCACCAGCTGACATACTTATTTATTTCCCACGACCTTAGCGTTGTGAAGCACGTAAGCGACCGTGTTGCCGTCATGTACTTAGGGAAAATGGTCGAACTTGCTGATAAAAAGGACCTTTATGATAATCCGCTGCACCCTTATACAAAGGCCTTGCTATCTGCAATTCCTTCAACCAAGGAAGAGAAGAAGAGGGAAAGGGTCATTTTAAAAGGGGATGTGCCAAGCCCGATCAATGTTCCGAGCGGCTGCCGTTTCCATACAAGATGTCCGCTTGCTACCGATCGATGCAGGGCAGAAGAGCCGGCATTCAGGGAGGTAAGCGAGAACCACTTTGCAGCTTGCCATTATGCATAA
- a CDS encoding gamma-glutamyltransferase family protein, whose product MNVDYLNYPYQSQRTVSFAKNGMVATSQPLAAQAGLDILKKGGNAIDAAIATAACLTVVEPTSNGIGGDAFALVWVKGELHGLNASGPAPQSISIDAVKEKGHEKMPTFGLVPVTVPGVPAAWAELSKRFGKLPLTEVLQPAIDYAEKGYPLSPVLGKYWNIAYEKFKEIFTGDEYKGWFDTFAPDGKAPQIGEVWKSEGHASTLRQIAETNAESFYRGELADKIDEFSKQHGGFISKEDLAAYKPEWVQPIKVNYRGYDVWEIPPNGQGIVALMALNMLKGYELNEKESVDTYHKQIEAMKLAFADAKKYVTDPEKMTVTSEQLLSEEYAEARRSLIGEKARLPEPGTPPKGGTVYLAAADGEGNMISFIQSNYMGFGSGIVIPGTGIGLQNRGADFSLDPSHDNRLEPGKKTYHTIIPGFLTKDNEAVGPFGVMGGYMQPQGHAQVIMNTIDFNLNPQAALDSPRWQWMEGNKVVVENTFPAHIAQALARKGHDIHFALDGGSFGRGQIIWRDPATGVLSGGTESRTDGAIAAW is encoded by the coding sequence ATGAACGTAGATTATCTGAATTATCCATATCAATCACAAAGAACCGTAAGCTTTGCCAAGAATGGCATGGTTGCCACTTCTCAGCCGCTGGCAGCGCAAGCGGGTCTGGATATTTTAAAAAAAGGCGGAAACGCCATTGATGCAGCGATTGCGACAGCAGCATGTCTGACAGTTGTTGAGCCAACTTCTAACGGAATCGGCGGCGATGCGTTCGCATTAGTTTGGGTAAAAGGGGAACTTCATGGCCTGAACGCCAGCGGCCCGGCACCGCAAAGCATCTCGATTGATGCCGTTAAGGAAAAGGGACATGAGAAAATGCCGACATTCGGATTGGTCCCTGTTACCGTTCCAGGTGTACCTGCAGCATGGGCTGAGCTATCGAAACGATTCGGGAAACTGCCATTGACAGAGGTATTACAGCCGGCAATCGACTATGCAGAAAAGGGATATCCGCTGTCACCGGTTCTCGGCAAGTACTGGAATATCGCTTATGAAAAGTTTAAAGAAATTTTTACAGGTGATGAATACAAAGGCTGGTTTGACACATTTGCTCCTGATGGAAAGGCGCCGCAGATCGGGGAAGTCTGGAAATCAGAAGGCCATGCAAGCACCTTGCGCCAGATTGCCGAAACAAATGCGGAAAGCTTTTACCGCGGAGAGCTGGCAGATAAAATTGATGAATTCTCCAAACAGCATGGCGGCTTCATCTCAAAAGAGGATTTAGCTGCATACAAGCCGGAATGGGTACAGCCGATCAAGGTCAATTACAGAGGCTATGATGTCTGGGAAATCCCGCCGAATGGGCAGGGCATTGTTGCCTTGATGGCGCTGAACATGCTGAAGGGCTATGAACTGAATGAAAAAGAATCTGTGGATACATACCACAAGCAAATTGAAGCGATGAAGCTTGCGTTCGCGGATGCAAAGAAATATGTAACTGATCCTGAGAAAATGACCGTCACTTCTGAGCAGCTTTTATCCGAGGAGTATGCGGAAGCAAGAAGAAGCTTGATTGGTGAAAAAGCCCGCCTGCCGGAGCCTGGCACACCTCCAAAGGGTGGAACCGTTTATCTGGCGGCAGCGGATGGAGAAGGAAACATGATTTCATTTATCCAGAGCAATTATATGGGCTTCGGATCCGGGATCGTCATTCCTGGAACAGGTATTGGTCTGCAGAACCGCGGAGCTGATTTTTCATTGGATCCGTCACATGATAATCGCCTTGAGCCAGGCAAAAAGACGTACCATACAATCATTCCGGGATTCCTGACAAAGGATAATGAAGCAGTCGGTCCGTTCGGAGTCATGGGCGGATACATGCAGCCACAGGGCCATGCCCAGGTGATCATGAACACAATCGACTTTAACCTGAACCCGCAGGCTGCGCTCGATTCACCACGCTGGCAATGGATGGAGGGCAATAAGGTGGTTGTGGAGAATACTTTCCCTGCCCATATTGCCCAGGCATTGGCCAGGAAAGGGCACGATATCCACTTCGCACTGGACGGAGGCAGTTTCGGAAGAGGCCAGATTATCTGGAGAGACCCTGCAACCGGAGTGCTTTCCGGCGGAACAGAGTCAAGGACGGATGGGGCAATCGCAGCTTGGTAA
- a CDS encoding helix-turn-helix domain-containing protein: MKETKADLILHPVRIKVLHTLSSGRRKTVQQIAEKLPEVPQATLYRHLKKLLDAGIIEVVEENQVRGTIERVYALPQQNEVLSREEVLKAGPDEHLDYFIKFLANVLMDFESYIRQPNYDFQKDMASFRTATLYASDEEYSEFIRKYVELITPFLHNEETPDRKKRTVTNILTTHHTIEEGNKDDERPDG, encoded by the coding sequence ATGAAGGAAACGAAAGCAGATTTAATTTTACATCCAGTACGAATAAAGGTTCTTCACACGTTATCCAGCGGGAGGAGGAAAACAGTACAGCAGATTGCTGAGAAGCTGCCAGAAGTGCCGCAGGCTACCTTATATCGCCATCTGAAAAAACTGCTTGATGCCGGTATTATTGAGGTAGTCGAGGAAAACCAAGTGCGCGGCACGATTGAAAGAGTCTATGCATTGCCCCAGCAAAACGAAGTACTCTCACGGGAAGAAGTGCTCAAGGCCGGACCGGATGAGCATCTTGATTACTTTATTAAGTTTCTGGCCAATGTGCTAATGGATTTCGAGTCATATATCCGCCAGCCAAATTATGATTTTCAAAAAGACATGGCAAGCTTTAGAACGGCAACATTGTACGCCAGCGATGAGGAATATAGTGAGTTTATCAGGAAGTACGTTGAATTGATCACGCCGTTTCTTCACAATGAGGAAACGCCCGACAGGAAGAAACGGACAGTTACCAATATTTTAACAACCCACCATACTATTGAAGAGGGGAATAAGGATGATGAACGTCCAGATGGTTAA
- a CDS encoding ABC transporter ATP-binding protein, translating to MTQPLLEVKNLKVSFAGKKKTTNIVAGLSFNVEKGKTLCIVGESGCGKSMTSLSVMGLLPKTGEVEGEILLKGDNLTEKSMKQMSKIRGNQISMIFQEPMTSLNPVQTVGKQIAETIILHQNVSKKEARQKAIEMLQLVGIPSPEKRIDAYPHELSGGMRQRVMIAIALSCNPELLIADEPTTALDVTIQAQILDLMKNLQKDLDMGIIMITHDLAVVSEMADTVLVMYAGKAVEYGTRKSIFNDPKHPYTQGLMKCIPDVDAEEDVEELFVIKGSVPSPDAMPAGCRFADRCPYVQDICRAQSPDLEQVDSQHTVSCWKYTDLWKEGEANGPAISEVAVGKSS from the coding sequence ATGACACAGCCCTTATTGGAAGTTAAGAATCTGAAGGTCAGCTTTGCCGGAAAAAAGAAGACCACAAATATAGTAGCCGGATTATCCTTTAATGTGGAAAAAGGGAAAACCCTTTGTATTGTTGGGGAATCAGGCTGTGGAAAAAGTATGACCTCCCTTTCGGTCATGGGTTTGCTTCCCAAGACGGGGGAAGTGGAAGGAGAAATTCTCTTAAAGGGTGATAACCTGACGGAAAAGTCTATGAAACAGATGAGCAAAATCAGGGGCAACCAGATTTCAATGATTTTCCAGGAACCAATGACTTCGCTTAATCCCGTACAGACAGTTGGAAAGCAGATTGCCGAGACTATTATTCTCCACCAGAATGTGAGCAAGAAGGAAGCTCGCCAGAAGGCAATTGAGATGCTTCAGCTGGTCGGCATTCCTTCACCGGAAAAGCGGATCGATGCCTATCCTCATGAGTTAAGCGGCGGAATGCGGCAAAGGGTCATGATTGCGATCGCCCTTAGCTGCAATCCGGAACTGCTGATTGCGGATGAGCCGACTACAGCTCTTGATGTAACGATCCAGGCGCAGATTCTTGATTTGATGAAGAACCTGCAAAAAGACCTGGATATGGGAATTATCATGATTACCCATGACCTGGCGGTTGTTTCTGAAATGGCGGACACAGTACTGGTCATGTATGCAGGAAAAGCGGTTGAATATGGCACCAGAAAATCGATTTTCAACGATCCGAAGCATCCATATACACAGGGGCTGATGAAGTGTATCCCCGATGTAGATGCTGAAGAGGATGTCGAGGAGCTTTTTGTTATAAAAGGATCAGTGCCATCTCCGGATGCGATGCCAGCAGGCTGCCGATTTGCCGATCGCTGCCCGTATGTGCAGGATATCTGCAGGGCACAATCCCCGGATCTCGAGCAAGTAGATTCACAACACACAGTGAGCTGCTGGAAATACACTGATTTATGGAAGGAAGGTGAGGCAAATGGGCCAGCCATTAGTGAAGTTGCCGTCGGAAAATCTTCTTGA
- a CDS encoding chromate transporter — translation MKQLDLFLAFFRVGILGYGGGPSSIPLVHKEVVEKYKWMNDDEFADVLALGNTLPGPIATKMAGYIGYRVAGFTGMVNAVMATIVPTILLMIILLTSISSFKDLPWVAGMTKAVVPVVGVMLATLTWDFFKKSNETLGKVNAGLMVVGGLILMEVLNIHPAILILVLLILAIAKKDKTPKVENKIERGVG, via the coding sequence ATGAAACAGCTTGATCTATTCCTGGCATTTTTCCGAGTTGGAATACTGGGATACGGCGGCGGCCCATCATCGATCCCGCTCGTTCATAAAGAAGTAGTCGAGAAATATAAGTGGATGAATGATGATGAGTTTGCTGATGTTTTAGCACTTGGCAATACCCTACCAGGACCGATTGCCACCAAGATGGCAGGCTATATCGGATACAGGGTTGCAGGGTTTACAGGAATGGTGAATGCCGTAATGGCTACAATCGTCCCGACTATACTGTTGATGATTATCTTACTAACCTCGATTTCTTCCTTTAAAGATCTGCCATGGGTTGCTGGCATGACAAAAGCAGTCGTTCCGGTCGTTGGTGTCATGCTGGCGACCTTGACCTGGGACTTCTTTAAGAAATCAAATGAAACGCTGGGAAAGGTGAACGCGGGTTTAATGGTGGTTGGCGGACTTATTCTGATGGAGGTTTTGAATATCCATCCAGCCATCCTGATTCTCGTGTTGTTAATATTGGCTATCGCTAAAAAAGATAAAACTCCTAAGGTGGAGAACAAGATCGAAAGAGGGGTGGGATAA
- a CDS encoding alpha/beta hydrolase, with translation MMNVQMVKEEISFKSDVDLKGTLLVPDLGKDSYPTIVFLPGSGELNRDGSTPNGKFKFNLYKDLAELCTSLGFATFRYDKRGVGESEGNFHSAGLSDALKDGETAMDMLAAHPKVDENKLIIMGHSEGCMVGTALNAIRPAAGLVLLSGGGETLKEALDHQRQLLYKEMREKKGIQGFIINKFNTLDKAEKQAQGTYKKMVESDKDVTKTLGFIKMPAKYFREHFALNIEEALAKVTCPVLAINGTKDFQANPEKLKRIEQFVQGESEIHIVENMDHGLKVQLTPLRPSSYKKDYLKTIGKPIHPEAVKHLTSWLQRYL, from the coding sequence ATGATGAACGTCCAGATGGTTAAAGAGGAGATTTCTTTTAAAAGTGATGTGGATTTAAAAGGGACATTATTAGTGCCGGATTTGGGGAAGGACTCTTACCCGACGATTGTATTCCTTCCGGGGTCAGGGGAATTGAACCGTGATGGCAGCACGCCTAATGGGAAATTCAAGTTTAATCTATACAAGGATCTGGCGGAGTTATGCACATCACTCGGATTTGCAACCTTCCGCTACGATAAGAGAGGTGTCGGGGAAAGCGAAGGGAATTTTCATTCAGCCGGTCTTTCCGATGCACTGAAGGATGGAGAAACAGCAATGGATATGCTGGCAGCTCATCCGAAGGTCGACGAAAACAAGCTCATCATCATGGGACACAGTGAGGGGTGCATGGTCGGCACTGCCTTGAACGCAATCAGGCCGGCAGCCGGCTTGGTCCTTCTGTCTGGCGGCGGTGAAACTCTTAAGGAGGCGCTCGATCACCAAAGGCAGCTGCTTTATAAAGAAATGAGAGAAAAGAAGGGCATCCAGGGCTTCATTATCAACAAGTTCAACACTCTTGATAAAGCTGAAAAACAAGCACAGGGCACCTATAAGAAAATGGTTGAATCCGATAAAGATGTAACAAAAACATTGGGCTTTATCAAAATGCCTGCAAAGTACTTCAGGGAGCATTTTGCGCTGAATATTGAAGAGGCATTGGCGAAAGTGACTTGCCCGGTGCTGGCGATCAATGGCACAAAGGATTTTCAGGCTAATCCTGAAAAGCTGAAGCGCATTGAACAGTTTGTCCAGGGTGAATCTGAAATCCATATCGTCGAAAACATGGACCACGGATTGAAGGTACAGCTTACACCGCTGAGACCATCCTCATACAAAAAGGATTACTTAAAAACCATTGGAAAGCCTATCCACCCTGAGGCAGTGAAGCATCTGACCTCATGGCTGCAGAGATACCTTTAA